A section of the Roseovarius sp. W115 genome encodes:
- a CDS encoding pyridoxal-phosphate-dependent aminotransferase family protein — MSGAGGRHYLAIPGPSIMPDRVLQAMHRPAPDIYSGALVDSIPPLVDDLRAVARTKGEAAIYIGNGHAGWEAAMANTLQPGDKVLFLATGRFAYSWSEMAEGLGVAFDVLDFGRQTPVDPNQVEAALRADKSRDIKAVMVCHVDTSTSVRNDIPAIRAAMDAADHPALLFADCIASLACDRFEMDAWGVDVTMAASQKGLMTPPGLAFVFFSEKAAQARTRIDRVSRYWDWVPRARPEMFYQYFMGTTPTHHVFGLRAALDMIAEEGLEAIWARHERLARAIWAACDIWAQDGPLRLNIANRDHRSRAVTSLSLDGQNGTRLRQWLESEMGLTLGIGLGMETPDDPGSDRAFRIGHMGHVNGQAVLGVLGAMEAGLKSLGIPHGVGAIDAAARELAKGSMAMPGAKAAE, encoded by the coding sequence ATGAGCGGTGCGGGCGGACGACACTATCTTGCAATTCCCGGACCGTCGATCATGCCGGACCGCGTGCTCCAGGCGATGCACCGCCCGGCCCCCGATATCTATTCCGGTGCCTTGGTTGACTCGATCCCACCGCTTGTCGATGACCTGCGCGCTGTGGCCCGCACCAAGGGCGAGGCGGCCATCTATATCGGCAACGGCCATGCGGGCTGGGAAGCCGCGATGGCCAATACGTTGCAGCCCGGCGACAAGGTGCTTTTCCTGGCAACAGGGCGGTTTGCCTATTCATGGTCCGAGATGGCAGAAGGGCTAGGGGTCGCATTCGACGTACTTGATTTCGGGCGGCAAACCCCCGTCGATCCCAATCAGGTCGAGGCCGCGCTAAGAGCGGATAAATCCCGTGACATCAAAGCGGTTATGGTGTGCCACGTGGATACCTCTACATCCGTTCGCAATGACATACCCGCCATTCGCGCCGCCATGGATGCCGCCGACCATCCGGCTTTGCTCTTTGCCGATTGCATTGCGTCGCTGGCCTGCGACCGGTTTGAAATGGACGCTTGGGGCGTTGATGTGACAATGGCTGCCAGCCAAAAAGGTCTGATGACGCCACCGGGACTGGCCTTTGTCTTTTTCAGCGAAAAGGCGGCTCAAGCACGCACCCGGATCGACCGGGTAAGCCGGTATTGGGACTGGGTGCCACGGGCGCGGCCTGAGATGTTTTACCAGTACTTTATGGGCACCACCCCGACACACCACGTCTTTGGGCTGCGCGCCGCACTCGATATGATTGCCGAAGAGGGGCTTGAAGCAATCTGGGCGCGACATGAGCGGCTGGCCCGGGCCATATGGGCGGCCTGTGACATTTGGGCTCAGGACGGCCCCCTTCGCCTCAACATCGCCAATCGCGACCATCGCAGCCGGGCAGTTACGTCGCTTTCGCTGGATGGGCAAAATGGCACGCGCCTGCGACAGTGGCTTGAGTCCGAAATGGGGCTGACCTTGGGCATTGGGCTTGGCATGGAAACGCCGGATGACCCCGGATCAGACAGGGCATTTCGCATTGGTCACATGGGGCATGTGAACGGTCAGGCGGTTCTAGGTGTACTCGGTGCCATGGAAGCCGGTCTTAAGTCGTTGGGCATCCCGCATGGTGTTGGCGCCATTGACGCAGCCGCCCGTGAACTGGCCAAAGGTTCAATGGCTATGCCCGGCGCAAAAGCAGCCGAGTGA
- a CDS encoding TIGR04283 family arsenosugar biosynthesis glycosyltransferase, whose translation MRAKLSVIIPTLNAASGLERSVPSLAEGLQAGLIRGLILSDGGSDDATKQIADAAGAVFLTGPASRGGQLRRGAEVAEGEWLLFLHADSVLPAGWSDAVVAHIPSGRPAAFQLKFDGVGLMPKLVAGWANLRSHMFSLPYGDQGLLVSRKDYDMAGGFADIPLMEDVAMTRALQKRITLLPLAVTTSAERYERDGWLRRGRRNLGLLLRYLCGANPKNLARRY comes from the coding sequence ATGCGCGCCAAGCTCTCGGTCATCATTCCGACTCTGAACGCTGCATCAGGGCTTGAGCGATCTGTGCCATCTCTCGCTGAGGGCTTGCAGGCAGGGCTGATCCGTGGGCTCATTCTATCTGATGGCGGATCTGATGATGCAACGAAACAGATTGCAGATGCGGCAGGAGCTGTTTTCCTGACCGGTCCGGCCTCTCGCGGCGGCCAGCTGCGCCGCGGGGCTGAAGTGGCGGAAGGGGAGTGGCTTCTCTTTCTGCATGCCGATAGCGTTTTGCCTGCTGGTTGGTCAGATGCCGTTGTTGCACACATTCCTTCAGGCAGACCCGCAGCCTTTCAACTGAAATTCGATGGCGTTGGTCTGATGCCCAAGCTGGTGGCTGGATGGGCCAATCTACGCAGTCACATGTTTTCTTTGCCCTATGGTGATCAGGGTCTTTTGGTGTCGCGCAAAGACTATGACATGGCAGGCGGCTTTGCAGACATTCCGCTTATGGAAGATGTCGCTATGACCCGTGCTTTGCAAAAGCGGATCACGCTCTTGCCGCTGGCCGTCACCACGAGCGCTGAACGCTACGAGCGTGATGGCTGGCTGCGGCGGGGCAGGCGTAATTTGGGTTTGCTGCTGAGGTACTTATGCGGTGCCAACCCTAAAAACCTGGCGCGCCGCTACTAA
- a CDS encoding tyrosine-protein phosphatase: MKLFKRISDWEANLRASYNTDLSTPENRRRAQIYNLWFDHAILRGVYTNFYQIAPGVYRSNHPTRKRFEQMKADGIKSILNLRGSYPSAHYLVEEETCREIGLQLTSVSMQARHAPPAKDILELIGHFRTIEKPFVMHCKSGSDRAGFASALYLLLIEGRPMEEARKMLGFKYLHIKQSKTGVLDHILKVYEERNSKDPIGFEDWLRTEYDHLAMQADFQAKYKPWF; encoded by the coding sequence GTGAAGCTTTTCAAACGCATATCTGATTGGGAGGCCAATTTGCGCGCCTCCTATAACACGGATCTGTCCACACCTGAAAACCGCAGGCGCGCCCAGATTTATAACCTGTGGTTTGATCACGCGATCCTGCGCGGTGTTTACACAAACTTTTATCAAATCGCACCGGGGGTGTATCGCTCGAACCACCCAACGCGTAAGCGTTTTGAACAAATGAAAGCTGATGGCATCAAGTCAATTTTGAACCTGCGCGGCAGTTACCCATCTGCGCACTACCTCGTGGAAGAAGAGACCTGCCGCGAGATTGGATTGCAACTGACTTCGGTCAGCATGCAGGCGCGGCATGCGCCGCCAGCGAAGGATATTCTGGAATTGATCGGGCATTTTCGTACGATCGAAAAACCCTTCGTCATGCATTGCAAGTCAGGGTCAGACCGCGCCGGTTTTGCCTCGGCACTCTATCTTCTTTTGATTGAAGGGCGCCCCATGGAAGAGGCGCGCAAGATGCTGGGTTTCAAGTACCTGCACATCAAACAGTCAAAGACCGGCGTACTGGACCATATTCTAAAGGTTTATGAGGAACGTAACAGCAAAGACCCTATTGGGTTTGAGGATTGGTTGCGCACAGAATACGACCATCTGGCCATGCAGGCGGATTTCCAGGCCAAGTATAAGCCTTGGTTCTGA
- a CDS encoding DUF6280 family protein, whose product MKDFVDGSAFNAEQGNRARKLFAAVVLAALDDAIADDKKYGNGPEQIARWARSRDGREVLSCAGIDPNERVVSGLMEFVSKGVRTSVALSREESERRNAAAQAEAA is encoded by the coding sequence ATGAAAGATTTCGTTGACGGCTCCGCGTTCAATGCCGAACAAGGCAATCGCGCCCGTAAACTATTTGCAGCCGTGGTGTTGGCTGCGCTGGATGATGCCATTGCAGACGACAAGAAGTACGGCAATGGCCCGGAACAGATCGCTCGTTGGGCGCGTTCGCGCGACGGACGGGAGGTTTTGTCATGCGCGGGGATCGACCCCAATGAGCGCGTGGTCTCCGGCCTGATGGAGTTCGTCTCCAAGGGTGTCCGTACGTCTGTAGCGCTGTCTCGTGAAGAGAGCGAACGCCGCAATGCGGCTGCACAGGCGGAAGCTGCGTAG
- a CDS encoding protein-L-isoaspartate O-methyltransferase family protein, with translation MTDFATRRTMMVDTQIRPSDVTKFPVIEAMLSVPREAFVPDALREAAYVGENVDLGGGRVMLEPRTLAKLLDALDIQNDELVLDLGAGLGYSSAVIARMAEAVIAVEDDETRASEAQTILSDQGADNVVLHQGALTEGASEHGPYDVIVVQGAIEHLPQTIADQLKEGGRIGCLFAEQALGAVRIGYKIDGDINWRFAFNAGAPVLAGFERHAAFTL, from the coding sequence ATGACTGATTTCGCCACGCGCAGAACCATGATGGTAGACACGCAAATCCGCCCGTCGGATGTTACGAAGTTTCCCGTGATTGAGGCTATGTTGTCAGTCCCACGTGAGGCGTTCGTGCCAGATGCGCTGCGCGAGGCCGCATATGTGGGTGAAAACGTAGACCTTGGCGGCGGGCGCGTGATGTTGGAGCCGCGCACTCTGGCCAAGCTTCTGGATGCGCTCGATATTCAGAATGACGAGCTTGTGCTCGACCTTGGCGCGGGGCTTGGATATTCCTCCGCGGTCATCGCGCGCATGGCCGAAGCTGTTATCGCCGTGGAAGATGACGAAACCCGCGCAAGCGAGGCGCAGACGATCCTGTCCGATCAGGGCGCGGACAACGTTGTGCTGCACCAAGGCGCACTGACCGAAGGTGCATCAGAGCATGGACCTTATGACGTGATCGTGGTGCAGGGCGCGATCGAACACTTGCCGCAAACAATCGCGGATCAACTGAAAGAAGGGGGCCGCATCGGCTGCCTTTTTGCCGAACAGGCGCTGGGTGCTGTTCGGATTGGCTACAAGATTGACGGAGACATCAACTGGCGGTTTGCGTTCAATGCAGGTGCGCCTGTGCTAGCAGGTTTTGAACGCCACGCCGCTTTCACCTTGTGA
- the efp gene encoding elongation factor P: MPKINGNEIRPGNVLEHNGALWSAVKVDHVKPGKGGAFAQVEMRNLRNGSKLNERFRSADKVERVRLEQKDQQFLYESDGMLVFMDSETYEQIELPAELLGDRRPFLQDGMTIIVEFYESEALNATLPQKVTCRVVETEPVVKGQTAANSFKPAILDNGVKVMVPPFVGQDEDIIVNTETMEYSERA, encoded by the coding sequence ATGCCCAAAATCAATGGAAATGAGATCCGCCCAGGCAATGTTCTGGAGCATAACGGCGCACTTTGGAGCGCTGTGAAAGTCGACCATGTCAAGCCCGGCAAGGGCGGCGCATTTGCCCAAGTCGAGATGCGCAATCTGCGCAATGGCTCTAAGTTGAACGAGCGTTTCAGAAGCGCGGACAAGGTCGAGCGCGTGCGCCTTGAGCAGAAAGATCAGCAGTTTCTCTACGAGAGCGACGGCATGCTTGTCTTCATGGATTCAGAGACTTACGAGCAAATCGAGCTGCCCGCCGAACTTTTGGGCGACCGCCGTCCGTTCCTTCAGGATGGCATGACCATCATTGTAGAGTTTTACGAAAGCGAAGCGCTCAACGCCACTTTGCCACAAAAGGTAACCTGCCGCGTGGTTGAGACCGAACCGGTCGTCAAAGGCCAAACAGCGGCCAACAGCTTCAAACCTGCGATCCTCGACAATGGCGTCAAAGTCATGGTGCCGCCTTTCGTCGGGCAGGACGAAGATATCATCGTTAACACCGAGACCATGGAATATTCCGAACGCGCCTGA
- a CDS encoding YgfZ/GcvT domain-containing protein: protein MTRSIYRISGADRLSFLQGLITNDIAKLDQGLVYAAILTPQGKYLADFFLVPEKEAVLLDVDVSIAAGLAQRLNMYKLRADVAIEETGLQVTRGTGDMPKGAFADPRHDAMGWRSYGKSSGDDGTDFDAIRVAHCIPETGVELTPDTYILEAGFERLNGVDFRKGCYVGQEVTARMKHKTELRKGLARVGVSGEAPVGTEIAANGKAAGTLFTQSGAHGIAYLRFDRATESMIAGGATVSYPISIAE, encoded by the coding sequence ATGACACGCAGCATTTACCGGATCAGTGGTGCCGACAGGCTGAGCTTTCTGCAAGGCTTGATCACCAATGACATCGCCAAGCTGGATCAGGGGCTGGTGTATGCAGCGATTTTAACGCCACAGGGCAAGTACCTCGCTGACTTCTTTTTGGTGCCAGAAAAGGAGGCCGTGCTGTTGGATGTGGACGTGTCGATTGCAGCAGGGTTGGCGCAGAGGCTCAACATGTACAAGCTGCGCGCCGATGTGGCGATTGAGGAAACGGGTTTGCAGGTCACGCGCGGAACGGGCGACATGCCAAAAGGAGCCTTCGCTGATCCACGCCATGACGCTATGGGCTGGCGATCTTACGGTAAAAGTAGCGGTGATGACGGCACCGATTTTGATGCCATCCGGGTGGCGCATTGTATTCCGGAGACGGGCGTTGAGCTGACGCCGGACACCTATATCCTCGAGGCCGGTTTTGAGCGCCTGAACGGCGTGGATTTTCGCAAAGGCTGTTATGTTGGTCAGGAAGTGACCGCTCGGATGAAACACAAGACCGAGCTGCGCAAAGGATTGGCTCGGGTCGGCGTTTCGGGTGAAGCGCCGGTTGGCACCGAAATCGCCGCGAATGGCAAAGCGGCTGGAACGCTTTTCACGCAATCAGGGGCGCATGGGATTGCGTATTTGCGGTTTGATCGAGCAACTGAGTCGATGATCGCAGGAGGCGCGACGGTCAGCTATCCAATTTCCATAGCTGAATGA
- a CDS encoding TolC family outer membrane protein — translation MKRMIKDWLKSASIGLAISLTTTGLARAETLAETLVSAYENSGLLDQNRALLRAADEDAAQILAALRPIINYSADFTRSFGRSAAGVFTGTTSSNTVNIGLSLQLLLFDAGQTRFQLEAAKESVLATREALRSVEQQVLLRAVAAFQDVRRNQEFVALRDNNLRLLRQELRAAQDRFEVGEVTRTDVAQAEARLAAARSEFAAAEGDLTQAIEEFRAAVGRLPGNLQPPRNLPNLSGDIDESAQIAVRAHPDILQARHEVSAAELNVLAADAETKPDVSLFGNLGASEDISDNDFSRTGSFGVQVTGPIYQGGLISSLKRQAMAQRDATRGNLHEVRRRIVQDVGDAYAILRAAQAQRRSSREQVRAADVAFRGVREEATLGARTTLDVLDAEQELLDARANMIAAEADVVVAAYSVLASLGQLTAKDLNLDVQLYDPAAYYNLVKDAPVPISPQGQKLDRVLRALGKD, via the coding sequence ATGAAACGAATGATAAAAGACTGGCTTAAATCAGCCAGCATCGGACTAGCGATATCACTTACAACGACTGGACTTGCCCGCGCCGAAACACTCGCGGAAACCTTGGTAAGTGCTTATGAAAATTCGGGTCTCCTAGACCAAAACCGGGCATTGCTGCGCGCCGCAGATGAAGATGCGGCTCAAATTCTGGCTGCTTTGCGCCCGATTATCAATTACAGCGCTGATTTCACGCGTTCTTTTGGACGTTCGGCCGCTGGCGTTTTCACCGGTACGACATCATCAAATACAGTCAATATTGGACTGTCGCTTCAACTTTTGTTGTTTGATGCCGGACAAACACGGTTTCAGCTTGAGGCCGCGAAAGAGTCCGTTTTGGCGACGCGAGAGGCATTGCGCAGTGTCGAGCAACAAGTCCTGTTGCGCGCTGTTGCAGCATTTCAAGATGTACGTCGCAACCAAGAATTTGTGGCTTTGAGAGATAACAACCTTCGGCTGTTACGACAGGAATTGCGCGCCGCACAAGACCGGTTTGAAGTCGGAGAAGTGACGCGGACAGATGTGGCACAAGCCGAAGCGCGCCTGGCAGCTGCACGCAGCGAGTTCGCTGCTGCAGAAGGTGACTTGACCCAGGCGATCGAAGAGTTTCGAGCCGCAGTCGGCCGCCTTCCCGGAAACCTGCAGCCACCTCGGAATTTGCCGAATCTGTCAGGAGACATTGATGAATCCGCTCAGATTGCCGTGCGGGCTCATCCGGATATCTTGCAAGCACGGCACGAAGTGTCAGCTGCTGAACTGAATGTCCTGGCTGCTGATGCAGAAACAAAACCGGATGTCAGCTTGTTTGGCAATCTTGGCGCAAGCGAGGACATCTCTGACAATGATTTCAGCCGAACAGGAAGCTTCGGCGTTCAGGTTACAGGCCCAATTTACCAAGGTGGCCTTATCAGCTCGCTTAAGCGCCAGGCTATGGCACAGCGCGATGCGACGCGCGGTAATCTTCATGAAGTGCGTCGCCGTATTGTTCAGGATGTTGGTGATGCCTATGCGATCTTGAGGGCCGCGCAGGCGCAACGCAGGTCCAGCCGCGAACAGGTGCGTGCCGCTGACGTGGCCTTCAGAGGCGTCCGCGAGGAGGCCACGTTAGGCGCAAGAACAACGCTTGATGTGCTTGATGCGGAACAGGAGTTACTGGACGCCCGCGCCAACATGATCGCTGCGGAAGCAGATGTCGTGGTTGCGGCCTACTCTGTTCTGGCCTCTCTGGGGCAGCTTACAGCCAAGGATCTGAACCTCGACGTACAGCTATATGATCCAGCGGCGTACTATAATCTTGTCAAAGACGCGCCGGTGCCGATCAGTCCTCAAGGCCAAAAGCTTGACCGTGTGTTGCGCGCCTTGGGCAAAGATTAA
- a CDS encoding cobyric acid synthase translates to MAQSIMIQGAGSNVGKSMVVAGLARAYTRRGLSVAPFKPQNMSNNAAVTVDGGEIGRAQALQARACGRDAHTDMNPVLLKPESEIGAQVVVQGQRFDTLRARDYGKVKHKLLPPVLESFTRLCDTADLVLVEGAGSPAEINLRAGDIANMGFAEAAGVPVVLVGDIDRGGVIAQLVGTQVILPEDDADRIKAFAVNKFRGDVRLFDEGLSEIAARTGWPSLGVIPWFADAWRLPAEDVMDIGSSKGGTLRVVVPRLSRIANFDDLDPLSSEPDVNVEIIEPGRPLPGNADLVLIPGSKSTIGDLADFRANGWDVDLEAHIRRGGHVLGICGGYQMLGREIADSEGIEGAPGTVKGLGHLDVTTVMHPEKRLALTQATYQATGDSVEGYEIHIGKTEGPDTTRAWLSVGHRPEGAASPDGRVRGCYLHGLFASDAFRAAYLCELGGVSDLQFDNRVDATLDALADHLEKHMDLDLLLNLAETPKIQS, encoded by the coding sequence ATGGCGCAGTCCATCATGATTCAGGGGGCAGGCTCAAACGTGGGCAAGTCGATGGTCGTGGCTGGGCTGGCGCGCGCATATACACGCCGCGGTCTGTCGGTGGCCCCGTTCAAACCGCAGAACATGTCCAACAATGCCGCTGTGACCGTGGATGGCGGTGAGATTGGGCGTGCGCAGGCTTTGCAGGCGCGGGCCTGTGGGCGGGATGCACATACGGATATGAACCCCGTTTTGTTGAAGCCTGAGTCAGAGATCGGTGCACAAGTGGTGGTCCAAGGTCAGCGTTTCGATACGTTACGCGCACGCGACTACGGCAAGGTAAAGCATAAACTCCTGCCGCCGGTTCTGGAAAGCTTCACGCGGCTTTGCGACACAGCTGATCTTGTTCTGGTAGAGGGAGCCGGCAGCCCGGCTGAGATCAATCTGCGCGCCGGGGATATTGCCAATATGGGCTTTGCTGAGGCCGCTGGCGTGCCTGTTGTGCTGGTGGGTGACATTGACCGGGGCGGTGTCATTGCCCAGCTTGTGGGCACGCAGGTTATTTTGCCCGAAGACGACGCGGACCGGATCAAGGCGTTTGCCGTCAACAAGTTCCGGGGAGATGTCCGGCTATTTGACGAGGGTCTGAGTGAGATTGCCGCGCGGACCGGTTGGCCTTCGCTTGGCGTAATCCCATGGTTTGCGGATGCCTGGCGCCTGCCTGCCGAAGACGTCATGGACATAGGATCTTCAAAGGGCGGCACGCTGCGCGTGGTTGTGCCAAGACTAAGCCGGATCGCCAACTTTGATGATCTCGACCCGCTCTCATCGGAACCTGACGTCAACGTGGAAATTATCGAGCCGGGCCGGCCCTTGCCGGGCAATGCCGACCTTGTCCTGATCCCAGGCAGCAAATCCACCATTGGCGATCTGGCTGACTTTCGCGCCAATGGGTGGGATGTGGACCTTGAGGCGCATATCCGACGCGGCGGGCATGTTCTGGGTATTTGCGGCGGCTATCAGATGCTTGGACGCGAAATCGCAGACTCCGAAGGCATCGAAGGGGCGCCTGGGACGGTAAAAGGGCTGGGGCATCTGGATGTCACAACCGTGATGCACCCTGAGAAACGGCTCGCACTGACACAGGCAACTTATCAGGCAACGGGTGACAGCGTGGAAGGCTATGAAATCCACATTGGCAAAACCGAGGGTCCCGATACAACGCGTGCCTGGCTCAGCGTCGGACATCGCCCCGAAGGTGCGGCATCACCAGATGGGCGTGTGCGGGGATGTTATCTGCATGGGCTGTTTGCCTCGGACGCGTTTCGTGCAGCGTATCTGTGCGAATTAGGCGGGGTATCCGACCTTCAGTTCGACAACCGGGTTGACGCAACGTTAGATGCGCTTGCGGATCATCTGGAAAAGCATATGGATTTGGATTTGCTGCTAAATCTGGCTGAAACGCCAAAGATTCAGTCGTAG
- a CDS encoding thiamine pyrophosphate-dependent enzyme translates to MANEALDWISVGRVEDLPEGRVKTVTARTTSICLVHFDGQWAAMDNRCPHQNGPLGEGSIEKGVDDQCWVRCPWHGWDFDPLTGKPPGGHEDTGQKMFPIDLRDGEIFVGLEPEPEAPRTISDAMVETFVNWGLKSVFGMVGHSNLGLAEAIRLKVGSKDLKYYGIRHEGAAAFAASAYGKLTGMPAGCLTIAGPGATNLLTGMWDAKVDRAPVLALTGQVQTQVLGPGAFQDIDLASAFAAVSRFSQPVLGGANAVELAALACKNAIINQDVAHLIFPDDVQTVPSDKPASHPQGRISRVDVTPSASDLEAATDKINAAKRPIIIVGHGAFDAREKIIALAEKLGAPVLTTFKAKGLIPDDHPNAAGVLGRSGTPIASWFMNETDLIIALGASFSNHSGIEPSKPIIQVDYDRMQLGKFHPVDLPIWGEVGVFCNVMTARAKPHAQAEDQVTELADRWRIWRDEKTTRLSEDHGTGLHSAAVFKALSELAPDDAIFAVDVGNNTYSFGRYLETKGTQRVLMSGYLGSIGFGLPAALGAWAATQDFDALKGRKVISISGDGGFGQYPMEFTTAVKYGMNITHLLLHNGQLGKISKEQRAGEWPVWETDLVNPPFSAFARLCGGVGEKVTEADQIVLVLKEALSAKGPALVEFMTDAELV, encoded by the coding sequence ATGGCCAATGAGGCACTTGACTGGATTTCTGTGGGCCGTGTGGAGGACTTGCCGGAAGGCCGAGTGAAAACGGTCACGGCGCGCACGACCTCGATTTGTCTTGTGCATTTCGATGGGCAATGGGCGGCGATGGACAATCGTTGTCCGCACCAAAACGGACCGTTGGGGGAAGGGTCCATCGAGAAAGGCGTGGATGACCAGTGCTGGGTGCGTTGCCCCTGGCACGGATGGGATTTTGACCCGCTGACGGGCAAGCCGCCCGGCGGGCATGAAGACACCGGGCAAAAGATGTTCCCGATTGATTTGCGTGATGGCGAAATTTTTGTGGGGCTGGAGCCAGAACCAGAAGCACCGCGCACAATCAGCGATGCGATGGTCGAGACATTCGTGAACTGGGGGCTGAAGTCGGTTTTCGGCATGGTGGGACATTCCAACCTTGGCCTCGCTGAAGCCATTCGCCTGAAAGTTGGCTCAAAGGACTTGAAGTACTATGGCATCCGCCACGAAGGGGCCGCCGCCTTTGCCGCCTCGGCCTATGGCAAACTTACGGGCATGCCCGCGGGATGTCTGACCATTGCAGGACCCGGGGCCACCAATCTTCTGACCGGCATGTGGGACGCCAAGGTGGATCGCGCCCCCGTGCTGGCGCTGACGGGGCAGGTGCAGACCCAGGTTCTTGGTCCCGGTGCATTTCAGGACATTGATCTGGCGTCTGCCTTTGCCGCTGTGTCGCGCTTTTCCCAACCGGTCTTGGGCGGGGCCAACGCCGTTGAGCTGGCCGCACTGGCCTGCAAAAATGCCATCATCAATCAAGATGTCGCGCATCTCATCTTCCCCGATGACGTGCAAACCGTGCCCTCCGACAAGCCTGCAAGCCACCCTCAAGGCCGTATCAGCCGCGTGGATGTGACACCATCTGCATCCGACCTGGAAGCTGCAACAGACAAGATAAATGCCGCCAAACGGCCCATAATCATTGTCGGCCACGGTGCCTTTGATGCGCGCGAAAAAATCATTGCATTGGCTGAGAAACTTGGTGCGCCGGTGCTGACCACGTTCAAGGCCAAAGGCCTGATCCCCGATGATCATCCAAACGCTGCGGGCGTTCTGGGCCGGTCAGGCACGCCCATTGCCAGCTGGTTCATGAATGAAACTGATCTTATCATAGCTCTGGGCGCAAGCTTTTCAAATCATTCAGGAATTGAGCCTTCCAAGCCGATCATTCAGGTCGACTATGACCGGATGCAATTAGGTAAATTCCACCCTGTTGACTTGCCCATTTGGGGTGAAGTTGGCGTCTTTTGCAACGTCATGACAGCACGGGCCAAACCGCATGCGCAGGCGGAAGATCAAGTAACAGAACTGGCCGACCGCTGGCGCATCTGGCGGGATGAAAAGACCACGCGTCTGTCAGAGGATCACGGCACCGGCCTGCATTCAGCGGCGGTGTTCAAGGCGCTTTCGGAACTTGCACCTGATGACGCAATCTTTGCTGTGGATGTGGGCAACAACACCTATTCCTTTGGCCGCTATCTGGAAACCAAGGGCACGCAACGCGTTCTTATGTCTGGCTATCTTGGCTCTATCGGCTTTGGTCTTCCCGCAGCATTGGGCGCCTGGGCGGCGACGCAGGATTTTGACGCCCTCAAAGGGCGCAAGGTCATTTCGATTTCCGGCGATGGAGGCTTTGGTCAGTACCCGATGGAGTTTACCACCGCTGTCAAATACGGCATGAACATCACCCATCTTCTGCTTCACAATGGTCAGCTTGGGAAGATCTCGAAAGAGCAACGCGCCGGCGAATGGCCCGTTTGGGAGACTGATCTTGTGAACCCGCCGTTTTCTGCCTTTGCCCGGCTTTGCGGCGGTGTCGGCGAAAAGGTGACCGAGGCGGATCAGATTGTGCTTGTGCTCAAAGAGGCTTTGTCTGCCAAAGGGCCAGCCCTTGTGGAGTTCATGACCGACGCGGAGTTGGTGTAG
- a CDS encoding cobalamin biosynthesis protein CobQ — protein MNTPAHVIFATAAFARPFDRKRTFAAMAGALAPDLSLYLMAATSLYILGLSPNYVFNTLYFSDAWQQVFKVDNSFLVWGAGFALAWWYQARNGMVFAASGLMHLALDFPLHHDDGRPHFWPISDWVFQSPVSYWDRAHHATIVGPIEMALSALFCVILMLRFTSLRSRLLIGALAILQLFPVFIWMFIFASDAV, from the coding sequence ATGAACACGCCCGCCCATGTGATTTTTGCGACCGCCGCTTTTGCGCGCCCCTTTGACCGAAAGCGCACTTTTGCGGCTATGGCCGGGGCGCTGGCACCGGATTTGTCGCTCTATTTGATGGCCGCGACTTCGCTATACATTCTCGGGCTGAGCCCCAACTATGTTTTCAACACGCTCTATTTTTCGGATGCCTGGCAGCAGGTGTTCAAGGTCGACAATTCTTTCCTCGTTTGGGGCGCGGGGTTTGCCCTGGCTTGGTGGTATCAAGCGCGCAATGGCATGGTCTTTGCCGCGTCCGGGCTTATGCATCTGGCCTTGGATTTTCCGCTGCACCACGATGATGGACGTCCGCATTTCTGGCCCATCAGCGACTGGGTCTTTCAAAGCCCGGTCAGCTATTGGGACCGCGCACATCACGCCACTATCGTGGGTCCGATCGAAATGGCGCTGTCTGCACTCTTCTGCGTGATCCTGATGCTGCGGTTCACCAGCCTGCGTTCGCGTCTTTTGATCGGCGCTTTGGCGATTTTACAGCTCTTTCCGGTCTTTATCTGGATGTTTATCTTCGCCAGCGATGCGGTCTGA